The DNA region CGGCGAGCTTTTGGATGATCTGTGCGGCAAAATCCGCGGCAGCCTTGCCCATCTTTTCAAAGGTGTCGTAAACATAAACATCCACACCGTCTTTGACAAAATGCTGAGATAATGACATTTTAACTCCTCCTGCTATTTCGTTTGTGATTTTACGGTAACACATGGAAATCTGAAAAGCAATAGTGCTTCGCCAGGGGGCGTTTAGAAAATAAGACAGAAATATTATATAAACGAACAAAGAAATTAACAGAAACATTTAAAACGTTTCTGTGAGAGGATGAGTAAATTTAGAAACTTGAAAACAAAAATAAATGTATTTATGAAATTAAAAATTTAAAAAAAGAAACAAAAGATAGAAACAATTGAAAAGTGTGGTATTTTTTGACGAATAATAGGATAAAATGCACAATAAAATTCCATTTATCCATGAATGTCACATGAAAGTTTTTGCAATTCCGTCAATTGCAAATGAAATGTAAAGATTATATACTTTTAAGAAACAAGAGAGGAAACTGCGCGTCAAGAGGAAATAAAACGAACATGAGCAAGCAGCAAAAAAGAAATGTTTCTATCTATGATATTTCGGAAAAAACCGGGTATTCCGTTGCAACGGTTTCTCGGGTGCTCAGCGGAAGCGATTACCCGGTCAACGCGCAGACCAAGGCTCAGATTCTGGATTGTGCGCATGCCTTCAATTATGTGCACCGCAGCCGCAAGGCGATCACCCGCTCCACGCCCATCGAGATTGGCGTAATCCTTCCAACCTGTGTCAACCCGTGGTACTCCCAGATCGCCCAGGGGATCGTCCTCGCCGCCCAGAACGACAATATGCGCGCCTGTTTCTGCTATTCTTCCCGCAATGCCGAACAGGAAAAAGAATATGTGAAAGTCCTGCTGCAAAAAAAGGTGCGGGGCCTGATCGTTTCAACCAGCATGAAGGATCTGTCCTACTGGGAAGCGTTGGCGGAAAAAGGAGTTCCGGTGGTGCTGGTGGATCAGAACTCCAAGGTGTCAAAATGCAGCCGGGTGACAGTGGACCAGACCAAAAGCGCCATCATGGCGGTGGATTACCTCGTGAACATGGGCCATCGCAAGATTGCCCTGATTTCCACGCCGCTTACCAAGCTTACCCGCAAAGAGGTCTACCATGGCTATAAGATGGGGATTCTGCATAACGAGCTGGAGTGGCGCGGCGATTATGTCATCGTCCTGCAGGAGGATGAAACCGATTCCTATGAAAACTTTGAATTCGAAAGCGGGCGCAAACTGGCGCAGATGTGTCTGCAGCTTCCGGACCGGCCGACCGCGCTGCTTGCCGTGAATGATATGACCGCGATCGGCGCGATCCAGTACCTGGTCAACGAAGCGGCCCTGCGGGTGCCGAAAGATATGTCCATCATCGGCATTGACAATATTGAGATGGCAAAAGTGATGAACCCGCCGCTCACCACCGTCTCGCTCCCGTCGATCGAAATCGGCCAGATGGCGGTGCGGCTGCTGAGCGACAGCATCAGCCGCAAAGACGGATGCAGTTTTTCCCTGTCGATGGAACCGGAATTGGTCATCCGGGGTTCTGTGAAGGAGTGCAAGCCCCAGGAAATATTTAAGGAGGTCGTACATTATGGAAACGATTATTGAGAAAAGCGCTGAGCAGCTGGGAAAAACCGCTGCGAGGCTGATTGCAGACCGTCTCAACGCGGCCATCGCGGAGCGCGGCCATGCCCGGATCGTACTTTCCACAGGCGCGTCGCAGTTTACCACCTTCGAGGCGCTCATCAAGGAGGATGTCGACTGGTCCAAAGTGACGATGTTCCATCTGGATGAATATATCGACCTCGATGAGACCCATCCGGCCAGCTTCAAAAAATACCTCAAGGAACGCTTTCTGGCGTTTGTGAATGTCGGAGAGGTGGTTTTTGTGGATGACGGTTCGCACGACACCGAAAAGAATATCCGGCGCCTCACTGAGGAAATCCGCAAAGAGCCGGTGGATATCGGTGTGATCGGCATTGGGCAGAACGCCCATATCGCGTTCAACGACCCGCCGGCGGACTTTGAGAGCCAGGAGGCCTATTTTGTGGTCTCGCTCGATGACCGCTGCAAGCGCCAGCAGGTCAGTGAAGGCTGGTTTGCGGATATCGGCGCGGTCCCCAAGGTGGCGATCACTATGACCCCCAACCAGATCATGTCCTGTAAATGCATCGTTTCCCCGGTGCCGCACGAAGTGAAGGCGGAAGCGGTCGCGCGGGTGCTTGGCGCCAAACAGACCGACCCGATGATCCCGGCCACGCTGCTCAAGGAGCACCCGGACTTCTATCTCGTGCTCGACGAAGCTTCCGCCTCCCGTCTATGAATACGGTGCATGCCAGCGAGCCCGCATTGAAGGTGGAGGGTCTCACCAAACTGTACGGCGACCGGGCTGCTATCCGGGAGGTTTCCTTCCAGGCGGGCTTTGGCGAGGTGATCGGGCTCATCGGCCACAATGGGTCGGGAAAATCCACCACCATGAACATCATCACAGGTTACCTTGCGCCGACCGAAGGTTCGGTGGAGATCGGCGGCCGCAGTATCGTGCAGGACCCGTCTCGTGCAAAAGCGCAGATCGGCTTTTTGCCTGAAGTGGCGCCCCTCTACCAGGATCTCACGGTGGACGAGCAGCTTTCCTATGCCTGCGGGCTAAAAGGCATTTCGCGCGGTGAACGCGCGCGGGCGGTGGAAGCGGCGTGCAAACAGGCGGATGTCGCCGGGGTGCGCGGCAGACTCATCAAAAACCTTTCCAAAGGATATAAACAGCGGATTGGACTTGCGCAGGCACTGCTCGGAAAGCCGCAGCTTCTGGTGCTGGATGAACCCGCCTCCGGGCTTGACCCCAAACAGATCCTAGAAATGCGTGAAGTGGTGCGGGAACTGGGGAAGGAACACACGGTGCTCTTCTCATCCCATATTCTTTCGGAGATCACCGCCGTGTCCGACCGCCTGCTGGTGCTCAGCAACGGCAGGCTGGTGGCGGACGGGACTCCGGAAGAAATCACCGGACGGGTCACGCCGCCCGGCAGGTTTTACTGCGTCGCGCGGGGGGAACCGCATGCTGTCATGCGGGCCATTGAAGCGCTCCCGGGCGTAAAGAGCTGTGCGCGGCAGGCAGACCAGGACGGGGACCCCGCGTTCCTGATCACGGCCGAACCGGATACGGATATCACCGAACCGCTGTTTTACGCGCTTTTTGGGCTGCATTGCCCGATCCGGCAGCTGGCTCCGGTAAAGAGCAGCCTGGAGGAAGCATTCTTAGTCCTCACGCAGGACAGACGTTATGAAGATGGAGCACAGACATGAGCAGTGTATTTCAAAAGGAACTGAGACAGTATTTTCACGCGGTGAGCGGATATGTGTTTCTGGCGATTTTCCTGTTTTTCTGCGGCTATTATTTTGTGCTTGGGAACCTCTTTTCCCAGAACGGGGACATCGGTACCTTTTTTCTTTCAATCCTGATGGTGGTGATGTTCCTGCTCCCGCTCATCACCATGCGGGCCTTTGCGGAGGAGCGCAAACTGCGCACCGACCAGCTGCTTTTCACTTCTCCGGTGGGAATCTCCGGAGTGGTCTGGGGAAAGCTGCTTGCGTCGCTTGCATTTTTCTGCATCGGGCTTGCCGTGACGCTTTCATACGTGGGAATCCTCGCTTGCTTTGGCCGGTTTGAACCGC from Anaerotruncus rubiinfantis includes:
- a CDS encoding ABC transporter permease, encoding MSSVFQKELRQYFHAVSGYVFLAIFLFFCGYYFVLGNLFSQNGDIGTFFLSILMVVMFLLPLITMRAFAEERKLRTDQLLFTSPVGISGVVWGKLLASLAFFCIGLAVTLSYVGILACFGRFEPLAVLGNYFGMVLAAAAVIAIGIFLSSLTENQIVAAVLTYCVCLSLWLVDFLGGYVKGDGLRALVAYCSFRNHFRELSMGIFSLSSVVYYLSITLLFQYLTVQVLEKKRWS
- a CDS encoding LacI family DNA-binding transcriptional regulator, with translation MSKQQKRNVSIYDISEKTGYSVATVSRVLSGSDYPVNAQTKAQILDCAHAFNYVHRSRKAITRSTPIEIGVILPTCVNPWYSQIAQGIVLAAQNDNMRACFCYSSRNAEQEKEYVKVLLQKKVRGLIVSTSMKDLSYWEALAEKGVPVVLVDQNSKVSKCSRVTVDQTKSAIMAVDYLVNMGHRKIALISTPLTKLTRKEVYHGYKMGILHNELEWRGDYVIVLQEDETDSYENFEFESGRKLAQMCLQLPDRPTALLAVNDMTAIGAIQYLVNEAALRVPKDMSIIGIDNIEMAKVMNPPLTTVSLPSIEIGQMAVRLLSDSISRKDGCSFSLSMEPELVIRGSVKECKPQEIFKEVVHYGNDY
- a CDS encoding ABC transporter ATP-binding protein, with protein sequence MNTVHASEPALKVEGLTKLYGDRAAIREVSFQAGFGEVIGLIGHNGSGKSTTMNIITGYLAPTEGSVEIGGRSIVQDPSRAKAQIGFLPEVAPLYQDLTVDEQLSYACGLKGISRGERARAVEAACKQADVAGVRGRLIKNLSKGYKQRIGLAQALLGKPQLLVLDEPASGLDPKQILEMREVVRELGKEHTVLFSSHILSEITAVSDRLLVLSNGRLVADGTPEEITGRVTPPGRFYCVARGEPHAVMRAIEALPGVKSCARQADQDGDPAFLITAEPDTDITEPLFYALFGLHCPIRQLAPVKSSLEEAFLVLTQDRRYEDGAQT
- a CDS encoding 6-phosphogluconolactonase, producing the protein METIIEKSAEQLGKTAARLIADRLNAAIAERGHARIVLSTGASQFTTFEALIKEDVDWSKVTMFHLDEYIDLDETHPASFKKYLKERFLAFVNVGEVVFVDDGSHDTEKNIRRLTEEIRKEPVDIGVIGIGQNAHIAFNDPPADFESQEAYFVVSLDDRCKRQQVSEGWFADIGAVPKVAITMTPNQIMSCKCIVSPVPHEVKAEAVARVLGAKQTDPMIPATLLKEHPDFYLVLDEASASRL